A stretch of the Streptomyces sp. NBC_01428 genome encodes the following:
- a CDS encoding RNA-guided endonuclease InsQ/TnpB family protein, whose product MQLRYSFRLYPDPGQQRALARAFGCARVVFNDAVRAREGARKAEQPFPTAGELSRRLITEAKRTVERSWLGEVSAVVLQQSLRDVETAHRNYFASLKGDRKGPKIGPPRFKSRKDARQSIRFTANARWNITDNGRLSLPKVGAVKVKWSRTLPTTPSSVTVIKDAAGRYFASFVIDTDPAVDATRMPETDRTIGIDLGLTHFAVLSDGTKIDSPRFLRRAEKKLKKTQRELSRKQKGSKNRDRARLKVARAHATVADARREFHHQLSTRLISENQGIAVEDLSVAGLARTRLAKSVHDAGWASFISMLKYKAARYGRTLVTIDRFTPTSQTCSTCGVKDGPKPLHVREWTCSACGTVHDRDINAAINVKTAAGLAVSACGAPVRPGAIPAQREETGSHGLPTQARAA is encoded by the coding sequence ATGCAGCTCCGGTACTCCTTCCGGTTGTACCCGGACCCCGGCCAACAGAGGGCGTTGGCGAGGGCGTTCGGGTGTGCCCGTGTCGTGTTCAACGATGCGGTCCGCGCCCGAGAAGGCGCGCGGAAGGCCGAGCAGCCGTTTCCGACGGCCGGGGAGTTGTCCAGGAGGTTGATTACCGAGGCGAAGCGGACGGTGGAGCGGTCCTGGCTGGGTGAGGTGTCCGCGGTGGTGCTTCAGCAGTCGCTGCGGGACGTCGAGACCGCCCACCGCAACTATTTCGCCTCTCTCAAGGGTGATCGCAAAGGCCCCAAGATCGGCCCGCCCCGATTCAAGTCCCGCAAAGACGCCCGGCAGTCGATCCGGTTCACCGCCAACGCCCGCTGGAACATCACCGACAACGGGCGCCTGAGCCTGCCGAAAGTCGGTGCGGTGAAAGTGAAGTGGTCCCGCACGCTGCCCACCACGCCGTCCTCCGTCACCGTGATCAAGGACGCGGCCGGGCGGTACTTCGCCTCCTTCGTCATCGACACCGACCCCGCTGTCGACGCGACCCGGATGCCTGAAACCGACCGCACCATCGGCATCGACCTCGGCCTCACCCACTTCGCGGTCCTCTCCGACGGCACGAAAATCGACTCCCCGCGCTTTTTGCGGCGCGCGGAGAAGAAGCTGAAGAAGACCCAGCGGGAACTGTCCCGCAAGCAGAAGGGTTCGAAGAACCGGGACAGGGCCCGCCTGAAGGTCGCCCGCGCCCACGCCACAGTTGCTGACGCCCGCCGTGAATTCCACCACCAGCTCTCCACGAGGCTGATCTCCGAGAACCAAGGGATCGCCGTGGAGGACTTGTCGGTGGCGGGACTGGCCCGCACCAGACTGGCCAAGAGTGTGCACGACGCCGGATGGGCATCGTTCATCAGCATGCTGAAGTACAAAGCGGCCCGGTATGGTCGCACCCTGGTCACGATCGACCGGTTCACGCCGACCTCCCAGACCTGCTCGACCTGCGGCGTCAAGGACGGACCCAAACCCTTGCATGTCCGGGAGTGGACGTGTTCCGCGTGCGGCACGGTCCACGACCGGGACATCAATGCCGCTATCAACGTGAAGACGGCCGCCGGACTGGCGGTATCAGCCTGCGGAGCACCGGTAAGACCAGGAGCAATCCCGGCACAGCGCGAAGAAACAGGAAGCCACGGACTCCCGACCCAAGCCCGTGCCGCGTAG
- a CDS encoding mismatch-specific DNA-glycosylase, which yields MGFSRAELESFRGGSLPDLLGPRTRLLFVGVNPGLSAVALQAPFPSRTNRFYPALYRAGITDRLIDASSGFVPGDREYLVERGVGITALVPKATARADELAAAELVAGAEALTETIERVEPHVVAVLGITAFRVAFAMPKARVGRQPDLFAGAQLWVVPNPSGLNAHSSLADLAVAYREAAVAAGIELAPTAP from the coding sequence ATGGGGTTCAGCCGTGCCGAGCTGGAGAGTTTCCGAGGCGGGTCGCTGCCCGACCTCCTCGGTCCTCGTACGCGACTGCTGTTCGTGGGTGTCAACCCCGGATTGTCGGCCGTGGCCCTGCAGGCGCCCTTCCCCAGCCGTACCAACCGCTTCTACCCGGCCTTGTACAGGGCGGGCATCACCGACCGGCTGATCGACGCCTCCTCGGGGTTCGTGCCCGGCGACCGGGAATACCTCGTCGAGCGGGGCGTCGGGATCACCGCCCTTGTCCCGAAGGCCACCGCGCGAGCGGACGAACTGGCCGCGGCGGAACTGGTCGCGGGAGCAGAGGCCCTGACCGAGACGATCGAACGCGTCGAACCGCACGTGGTCGCCGTTCTCGGGATCACCGCGTTCCGCGTCGCGTTCGCGATGCCCAAGGCTCGCGTCGGCCGCCAGCCGGACCTGTTCGCCGGCGCACAGCTGTGGGTCGTGCCCAACCCGAGTGGCCTCAACGCCCACTCCTCGCTCGCGGACCTGGCCGTCGCCTACCGCGAGGCCGCTGTCGCCGCCGGAATCGAGCTCGCGCCGACGGCACCGTAG
- a CDS encoding ROK family transcriptional regulator codes for MTELDMVRPHAALPDATGPRDRASIRRTNLGAVMGLLRDSGPRSRAQIATDTGLPKPTVTSLVAELVALRLVREGPARREGAVGRPGTLVELDGGAICGVGVEISTGYVHILALTLDGTQVYEDRISLAVRDEGPDATLDLTSGHLADCLAALDREGRRPVGLTLALPGVIDMATATVTYAPGIGWRDVAVADALRTRLERAVPGTLPPIAVDNDAKLAALAEYAQVRGSGVHDMLCITGERGIGAGIVNDGRLLRGAAGFAGEVGHMPLDPQRNPCVCGRYGCWQTMVGLDAILRLAAPGNDPIHDPDVELATRLGDLRRRAEADDPRTVSALDRVAHDLGLGLALLADVLNPRLVILGGYFTHIGDLFLDTIRESVQARVMAPQAGGCEVRLSTLGFTAAARGGAQLALEAVYRRPALSS; via the coding sequence GTGACCGAACTCGACATGGTGCGGCCGCACGCCGCCCTCCCGGACGCCACCGGCCCCCGGGACCGCGCGTCCATCCGCCGCACGAACCTCGGGGCGGTGATGGGCCTGCTGCGCGACAGCGGTCCGCGCTCCCGCGCGCAGATAGCGACCGACACCGGCCTGCCCAAACCGACGGTCACCAGCCTCGTCGCCGAACTCGTCGCCCTGCGCCTGGTCCGCGAGGGCCCCGCGCGGCGGGAAGGAGCCGTGGGGCGCCCCGGCACCCTGGTGGAGCTGGACGGTGGCGCCATCTGCGGCGTCGGCGTGGAGATCAGCACCGGCTACGTCCACATCCTCGCCCTGACCCTCGACGGGACACAGGTCTACGAGGACCGGATCTCGCTCGCGGTGAGGGACGAAGGCCCGGACGCGACGCTGGACTTGACGTCCGGTCACCTCGCCGACTGCCTCGCCGCCCTCGACCGCGAGGGCAGGCGCCCGGTCGGACTCACACTCGCCCTGCCCGGCGTCATCGACATGGCGACAGCCACGGTCACCTACGCCCCTGGGATCGGCTGGCGCGACGTGGCCGTCGCCGACGCCCTGCGGACACGCCTCGAGCGGGCCGTCCCGGGGACGCTCCCGCCGATCGCCGTGGACAACGACGCCAAGCTGGCCGCTCTCGCCGAGTACGCGCAGGTCCGCGGCTCCGGTGTGCACGACATGCTGTGCATCACCGGGGAGCGGGGCATCGGGGCCGGCATCGTCAACGACGGCCGACTGCTCCGCGGCGCCGCCGGATTCGCCGGCGAGGTCGGCCACATGCCCCTCGACCCGCAGCGCAACCCCTGCGTCTGTGGTCGCTACGGCTGCTGGCAGACCATGGTCGGCCTGGACGCCATCCTTCGGCTCGCCGCACCCGGCAACGACCCGATCCATGACCCTGACGTCGAACTCGCCACCCGACTGGGTGACTTGCGCCGCCGGGCCGAGGCCGACGATCCACGCACCGTCAGCGCACTGGACCGGGTGGCACATGACCTCGGCCTCGGCCTCGCGCTGCTGGCCGATGTCCTCAATCCCCGACTCGTGATCCTGGGCGGCTACTTCACCCACATCGGTGACCTGTTCCTGGACACCATCCGCGAGAGCGTCCAGGCCCGGGTGATGGCCCCGCAGGCGGGCGGCTGCGAAGTACGCCTTTCCACCCTGGGGTTCACGGCAGCGGCACGCGGCGGGGCCCAGCTCGCACTCGAAGCGGTCTACCGGCGGCCCGCCCTGTCGTCGTAG